A genomic segment from Legionella micdadei encodes:
- a CDS encoding DUF2802 domain-containing protein, with the protein MTLVSAGLLLSFFFVRAILSYRRAFIRLTRQVKEIKAELEQYQIKHNLLVNADLGFAKQIAEINRQLISMDNQLQALENKRDNDGGYQHALRILEMGGNKDEIIDSCHLSNAEAELLMNLHAYRSVIKKQTRTVIE; encoded by the coding sequence ATTACTTTAGTAAGCGCAGGATTGCTGTTATCTTTCTTTTTTGTGAGAGCAATCCTCTCTTATCGTCGTGCTTTTATTCGCTTAACCCGCCAAGTGAAGGAAATTAAGGCAGAATTAGAACAGTATCAAATTAAGCACAATTTGCTAGTCAATGCGGATTTAGGATTCGCGAAACAGATTGCCGAAATTAATCGCCAACTTATCAGCATGGATAATCAACTGCAAGCTTTAGAAAATAAGCGTGATAACGATGGCGGATATCAGCATGCTTTACGCATACTGGAAATGGGAGGCAATAAAGATGAAATCATTGACAGTTGCCATTTATCAAATGCCGAAGCTGAATTACTCATGAACTTACACGCTTATCGTTCGGTGATAAAAAAACAAACAAGAACAGTCATTGAGTGA
- a CDS encoding IS256 family transposase, protein MSKNKKIDLSNFDFNDFKSEALTQLKSGQSLTGKDGILTPLIKELLEAALEGEMEAHISDCHDSGLTNRRNGKTSKLMKSTTGIFELDTPRDREGLFEPEIVKKRQTVLNESLDNKVLALYALGMSYEAISEHLAEMYGLDVSSAKISLITDKLLPMITEWRNRSLESIYPIAFLDAMHFKVRVEGKVTSKAFYTVLAVTPEGKKDILGLYLSETEGARFWLGVLNDLKARGVEDILIASIDGLKGFPEAIAEVFPKTEIQLCVVHQIRNSLKYVVSKDQKAFMADLKLVYKASSKDLAEHHLLELEEKWGKKYPAVMKSWNNNWEALSQYFKYPEELRRIIYTTNIVEGFHRQIRKYTKNKGAFTSENALIKLIYCACQKVLEKWSQPMHNWALIASQLHIYFEDRMNLRLR, encoded by the coding sequence ATGAGTAAGAATAAAAAGATAGATTTATCCAATTTTGATTTCAATGATTTTAAGTCTGAAGCCTTAACGCAATTAAAGTCTGGCCAGTCCCTTACTGGTAAAGACGGTATCTTAACTCCTCTGATCAAAGAGCTTCTTGAAGCAGCCTTAGAAGGTGAAATGGAGGCTCACATTTCTGATTGTCATGATTCAGGCCTAACCAATCGTCGCAATGGCAAAACATCCAAGTTAATGAAATCTACAACTGGTATTTTTGAATTAGACACTCCACGGGACAGAGAAGGACTTTTTGAGCCTGAAATTGTTAAGAAGCGCCAAACAGTATTGAATGAGTCATTAGATAATAAAGTGCTGGCCTTATATGCCCTAGGTATGAGCTATGAAGCCATTAGTGAGCACCTGGCTGAAATGTATGGTCTAGACGTATCCTCAGCTAAAATAAGCCTCATCACGGATAAATTGTTGCCTATGATTACCGAATGGCGCAATAGGTCTTTAGAGTCTATATATCCTATTGCCTTTTTAGACGCGATGCATTTTAAAGTACGTGTTGAGGGCAAAGTCACAAGTAAGGCATTTTACACGGTCCTTGCCGTTACTCCTGAGGGCAAGAAAGATATTTTAGGGCTTTATTTGTCAGAAACTGAAGGCGCGCGGTTTTGGCTTGGTGTCTTAAATGACCTTAAAGCACGAGGGGTAGAAGATATTCTTATTGCGAGTATCGATGGACTTAAGGGTTTTCCCGAAGCTATTGCTGAAGTCTTTCCTAAAACAGAAATCCAACTATGTGTAGTTCACCAAATACGAAACTCCCTGAAGTATGTTGTTAGTAAAGACCAAAAGGCATTCATGGCTGATTTAAAGCTTGTGTATAAGGCCTCTAGCAAAGATTTAGCTGAGCATCATTTGCTTGAACTAGAGGAGAAATGGGGCAAGAAATACCCAGCAGTTATGAAGTCATGGAATAATAACTGGGAGGCTTTGTCTCAATACTTCAAATACCCCGAAGAGCTAAGACGTATCATTTACACCACGAACATCGTAGAGGGGTTCCATCGCCAAATTCGCAAGTACACCAAAAACAAAGGCGCTTTCACTAGTGAAAACGCACTGATAAAGCTTATTTATTGTGCCTGCCAAAAAGTACTGGAAAAATGGAGTCAGCCCATGCACAATTGGGCGCTTATCGCGTCTCAGCTTCATATTTATTTTGAAGACCGTATGAACCTGAGACTTAGATAA
- a CDS encoding OmpA family protein encodes MRGRKSKNSVPHEDTHRWMVSYADFITLLFAFFVVMYAISSVNVSKYKSLAEGMHSAFTSKGEGQSVSNVAQTTKELKKAVESPINEKDQFNQLIKALSDLQDSDYQMNPRDGWVELDIKAGALFDSGSADLRPIAVVKLMKLASIIKSLPYPIAIEGYTDNMPIDTEQYPSNWELSSARAAAVARTLTSFGVDQKQMSVTGYGEQYPVASNDTEEGRALNRRVNVIIAKDKAVPRLLDPSMSLTNKNPSNEVKAGQTGVSTPGATNTESTNVNNNKEIP; translated from the coding sequence ATGAGAGGAAGAAAAAGTAAGAACTCTGTTCCTCATGAGGATACCCATCGATGGATGGTCTCCTACGCGGATTTCATCACTCTCCTTTTTGCTTTTTTTGTGGTGATGTATGCGATTTCCTCGGTTAACGTTTCAAAATATAAATCACTTGCTGAAGGGATGCACTCCGCGTTTACTTCGAAAGGCGAGGGGCAGTCTGTGTCGAATGTTGCGCAGACAACAAAAGAACTAAAAAAAGCCGTGGAAAGTCCCATTAATGAAAAAGATCAATTCAATCAATTGATTAAGGCTCTATCGGATTTGCAAGACTCGGATTATCAAATGAACCCACGCGATGGTTGGGTTGAATTGGATATTAAGGCAGGTGCTTTGTTTGATAGCGGTAGTGCAGATTTAAGACCTATAGCGGTTGTAAAATTAATGAAATTGGCCTCAATCATTAAGAGTCTTCCCTATCCAATCGCGATTGAAGGGTATACTGACAACATGCCCATTGACACCGAGCAATATCCTTCCAACTGGGAATTGTCCTCTGCCAGGGCGGCTGCGGTCGCTCGTACTTTGACATCTTTTGGTGTGGATCAAAAACAAATGTCAGTAACAGGTTATGGTGAGCAATACCCTGTTGCCAGTAATGATACAGAAGAAGGCCGTGCCCTAAACAGACGGGTTAATGTCATCATCGCGAAAGATAAAGCCGTACCGCGGTTATTAGATCCTTCAATGAGTCTTACAAACAAAAATCCAAGTAATGAAGTGAAGGCTGGACAGACAGGGGTCTCAACTCCTGGAGCGACGAATACTGAATCAACCAATGTAAATAATAATAAGGAAATACCATGA